The Hippocampus zosterae strain Florida chromosome 20, ASM2543408v3, whole genome shotgun sequence genome contains a region encoding:
- the msl2b gene encoding E3 ubiquitin-protein ligase MSL2b, with product MNPVNATSLYVSASRSVLQCDPRDPRALSELCKLLPFFRQSVSCLVCGNLLQDPMAPTDSSCQHYVCRGCKGQRMQLKPSCSWCKDYSRFQENRQLSLLVRCYRKLCLYITHSPLAPHIAGAAADSPDLQAVLNEGLRLAESESESELEPDPAEGEAPPEEAPHPNEVATTTAGVNGLHDCNGLGSSLDPGRAVVKQEDFCEEIPTGAVAVGGLCDLGGFGDELKHGTGPLLLSVEEVLRTLDTDTEPDDPPTPLSVNGPLCPALPLESSCHPFRPHPQAPTTSPSAAPRGPSRCQRKRSRSESDSEKLRPLPIDSLLRGTPPNGAPHCPRLGATPVCDFPAATPHFHLAPVPNGGPPKVGKAPLGSSKPPRKTGEHHGCAKKAKARAPKPRSQPRGPPHPHAHPLSHPASPSKPLYKKPVEKKGCKCGRATQNPSVLTCRGQRCPCYSNRKACQDCICRGCQNSYMANGEKKLEAFAVPEKALEQTRLTLGINLTSIAAAALRGPAGAAPGAALLNVAGATGSPVATAFLSAAGHDGRAFDDSLEMHFDC from the exons ATGAACCCGGTGAACGCGACGTCGCTCTACGTGTCTGCGAGCCGCTCGGTGCTGCAGTGCGACCCCCGAGACCCCCGCGCCCTGTCCGAGCTGTGCAAGCTACTGCCTTTCTTCCGACAGTCTGTGTCCTGTTTGGTCTGCG GTAACCTGCTGCAGGACCCCATGGCCCCCACCGACTCATCGTGTCAGCATTATGTGTGCCGTGGGTGCAAAGGTCAACGGATGCAGCTGAAGCCGTCGTGCAGCTGGTGCAAAGACTATTCGCGGTTCCAGGAGAACCGGCAGCTGTCCCTGTTGGTGCGATGCTATCGCAAGCTGTGCCTGTACATCACGCACTCGCCGCTCGCCCCACAcatcgccggcgccgccgccgactcgCCCGACCTGCAGGCCGTCCTCAACGAGGGCCTGCGGCTGGCCGAGAGCGAGTCCGAATCTGAACTTGAGCCTGACCCCGCGGAAGGCGAGGCGCCACCCGAGGAAGCGCCGCATCCCAACGAGGtcgccaccaccaccgccggTGTCAACGGGCTTCACGATTGTAACGGATTGGGCTCCTCGCTGGATCCGGGCCGAGCGGTCGTCAAGCAGGAGGACTTTTGCGAGGAGATCCCGACGGGggcggtggcggtggggggCCTTTGCGACTTGGGCGGCTTCGGCGACGAGCTGAAACACGGAACGGGGCCGCTGCTGCTGAGCGTGGAGGAGGTTCTGCGGACTCTTGACACGGACACCGAGCCCGACGACCCCCCCACGCCTCTGTCTGTCAACGGGCCTCTCTGCCCGGCCCTCCCTCTGGAGAGCAGCTGTCACCCCTTCCGCCCTCACCCGCAAGCGCCCACTACGTCCCCCAGCGCCGCCCCCCGTGGACCTTCTCGCTGCCAACGCAAGCGCTCCCGCTCGGAAAGCGACAGCGAGAAACTGCGGCCCCTCCCCATTGACAGCCTCCTGCGGGGAACCCCTCCCAACGGCGCCCCCCACTGCCCCCGCCTCGGCGCCACACCCGTGTGCGACTTTCCCGCCGCCACGCCCCATTTCCACTTGGCGCCCGTGCCCAACGGCGGCCCGCCCAAGGTGGGCAAGGCCCCGCTGGGCTCCAGCAAGCCGCCCAGGAAGACGGGGGAGCACCACGGGTGCGCCAAAAAGGCCAAGGCCAGGGCCCCCAAGCCCCGCTCGCAGCCCCGcgggcccccccacccccacgctcACCCGCTCAGTCACCCGGCCAGCCCCTCCAAGCCGCTGTACAAGAAGCCCGTGGAGAAGAAGGGCTGCAAGTGCGGCCGAGCCACACAGAACCCCTCGGTGCTCACCTGCAGGGGGCAGCGCTGTCCGTGCTACTCCAACCGCAAG GCGTGCCAGGACTGCATCTGCCGCGGCTGCCAGAACTCGTACATGGCAAATGGCGAGAAGAAGCTGGAGGCCTTCGCCGTGCCCGAGAAAGCCCTGGAGCAGACACGGCTGACGCTGGGCATCAACCTCACCAgcatcgccgccgccgccctgcgGGGGCCGGCCGGCGCCGCCCCCGGCGCCGCCCTGCTCAACGTGGCCGGCGCTACGGGCTCGCCGGTCGCCACCGCCTTCCTGTCGGCGGCGGGTCACGACGGCCGCGCCTTTGACGACTCGCTGGAGATGCACTTTGACTGTTGA
- the LOC127593293 gene encoding vasoactive intestinal polypeptide receptor 2-like, whose protein sequence is MKFILFLVFFTHEAAGRFPRCHFSWEMKRASQECHAGLQELTAPPAGCVGEWDNASCWRSAAVGEVVTQPCPVPLQHLFGKKGNLSRKCTQQGWSDVYPVIAAACSSNDTDQPNELVFYKVVMGLSTLGHSLSLLSLLSSTVIIAFIRRLHCMRNYIHINLFASFMLRGVAVLTKDLLLFSNEEEAETLDCSVQPSLVGCKSSLVFLNYSIMANFFWLLVEALYLHTLLLVVHARYARLAVYLLIGWGIPCVFTVAWILCRLHLDDTWCWERNDNPVPSRVLDWPILACVVVNFILFISIIRILVQKLRCTDVGGNEQSQYKRLAKSTLLLIPLFGINYVVFVHLMEPSDKTMRRVKIFFELGLGSFQGFIVAVLYCFLNCEVQSELRRIRRSLSFKRYVSGRECDLRAAATLAANGAEHSAPFPRNSRTASILQTETFLL, encoded by the exons ATGAAGTTCATCCTGTTCCTCGTATTCTTCACGCATGAG GCGGCCGGCAGATTTCCTCGCTGCCACTTCAGCTGGGAGATGAAGAGAGCAAGTCAAGAGTGCCATGCAGGCTTGCAGGAGTTAACAGCGCCCCCCGCAG GATGCGTCGGCGAGTGGGACAACGCTTCATGCTGGCGCAGCGCGGCGGTGGGCGAAGTGGTCACCCAACCCTGCCCTGTGCCCCTCCAGCACCTGTTTGGGAAGAAGG GTAACCTGAGCAGGAAGTGCACCCAGCAAGGTTGGTCGGACGTTTACCCCGTCATCGCCGCCGCCTGTTCGTCCAACGACACCGACCAACCAAACGAG CTGGTGTTCTACAAAGTGGTGATGGGTCTTTCCACGCTGGGTCACAGCTTATCTCTTCTCAGTCTGCTCAGCAGCACCGTCATCATCGCTTTCATCAG gaGGCTTCACTGCATGAGGAACTACATCCACATCAACCTGTTTGCATCCTTCATGCTGAGGGGCGTGGCCGTGCTCACCAAAGACCTGCTGCTCTTCTCCaacgaggaggaggcggagacgCTCGACTGCAGCGTCCAACCCTCGCTG GTGGGCTGCAAGAGCAGTTTGGTCTTCCTGAACTACTCCATCATGGCTAACTTCTTCTGGCTCCTGGTGGAGGCACTCTACCTTCACACGCTGCTCCTGGTGGTCCACGCTCGCTACGCCCGACTCGCCGTCTACTTGCTGATTGGCTGGG GAATTCCGTGCGTGTTCACGGTGGCATGGATCTTATGTCGCCTCCACCTGGATGACACTTG GTGCTGGGAAAGGAACGACAACCCTGTTCCCAGCAGAGTGCTGGACTGGCCCATCCTGGCGTGTGTCGTC GTGAACTTCATCCTGTTCATCAGCATCATTCGCATCCTGGTGCAGAAGCTGCGCTGCACCGACGTGGGCGGCAACGAGCAGTCGCAATACAA GCGATTGGCCAAATCCACCCTCCTGCTCATCCCTTTGTTTGGGATCAACTACGTGGTCTTCGTCCACCTGATGGAGCCCAGCGATAAAACCATGCGGCGCGTCAAGATCTTCTTTGAACTGGGCCTCGGATCTTTCCAG GGTTTCATCGTGGCCGTACTTTACTGCTTCCTCAACTGCGAG gtCCAAAGCGAGCTGCGGAGGATACGTCGGAGCTTGTCCTTCAAACGCTACGTGAGCGGCCGGGAGTGCGATCTGCGCGCCGCAGCCACGCTGGCCGCTAACGGCGCTGAACACTCGGCCCCGTTCCCCAGGAACTCCCGAACGGCATCCATCTTGCAGACGGAGACCTTTCTGCTGTGA